One Sulfolobus sp. S-194 DNA segment encodes these proteins:
- the aspS gene encoding aspartate--tRNA(Asn) ligase, whose amino-acid sequence MYRSHFIADVTPEYDGKEVIWAGWVHLLRDLGGKKFIILRDKTGLGQVVVDKSSSAFIISQELTQESVIQVRGIVKADKRAPRGIELHAEEITLLSKAKAPLPLDVSGKVKADIDTRLRERVLDLRRQEMQAVIKIQSLALKAFRETLYKEGFIEIFTPKIIASATEGGAQLFPVIYFGKEAFLAQSPQLYKELMAGVVERVFEVAPAWRAEESDTPFHLAEFISMDVEMAFADYNDVMQLLEKILYNIVKTIKEEGKEELKILSYDPPEVKIPIKRLKYIEAIEILRSKGYNIKFGDDIGTPELRILNEELKEDLYFIIDWPSDARPFYTKSKSENPELSESFDLIYKFLEIVSGSTRNHKREILEETLKKKGLKPESFEFFLKWFDYGMPPHAGFGMGLARLMVMLTGIQSVKEIVPFPRDKKRLTP is encoded by the coding sequence ATGTATAGAAGTCATTTCATTGCTGATGTAACCCCAGAATATGATGGAAAAGAAGTAATATGGGCTGGATGGGTTCATCTTTTGCGTGACTTAGGCGGGAAGAAATTTATAATACTTAGAGATAAGACCGGCTTAGGCCAAGTAGTAGTAGATAAAAGTTCTAGTGCTTTTATCATATCGCAAGAACTTACACAAGAAAGTGTTATCCAGGTAAGAGGTATAGTAAAAGCTGATAAAAGAGCTCCTAGAGGAATTGAACTTCATGCAGAAGAGATAACTTTGCTAAGTAAAGCAAAAGCACCTTTACCTTTAGATGTTTCTGGTAAAGTAAAAGCTGATATAGACACTAGGCTAAGAGAGAGAGTATTAGATTTAAGAAGACAAGAAATGCAAGCAGTAATAAAAATCCAATCTTTAGCATTAAAGGCTTTTAGAGAAACATTATATAAAGAAGGATTTATTGAAATTTTTACCCCAAAGATTATAGCATCAGCTACTGAGGGGGGTGCACAATTATTTCCCGTGATATACTTTGGTAAGGAAGCATTTTTAGCGCAAAGCCCACAGCTTTATAAAGAACTTATGGCTGGAGTAGTAGAAAGAGTTTTTGAAGTTGCTCCTGCATGGAGAGCTGAAGAATCTGATACACCATTTCATTTAGCAGAATTTATTAGTATGGATGTAGAAATGGCATTTGCTGATTATAACGATGTAATGCAACTTTTAGAGAAAATATTGTACAATATTGTAAAGACCATAAAAGAAGAAGGAAAAGAAGAGCTAAAAATTCTAAGTTATGATCCACCAGAAGTAAAGATCCCTATTAAAAGATTAAAGTATATTGAGGCAATAGAAATCTTGAGAAGTAAAGGATACAATATTAAATTTGGAGATGATATAGGAACACCAGAATTAAGAATACTTAATGAGGAACTAAAAGAGGATTTATATTTCATTATTGACTGGCCTTCGGACGCAAGACCATTCTATACCAAAAGTAAAAGTGAGAACCCAGAGCTAAGCGAAAGTTTTGATTTAATCTATAAATTCTTAGAAATAGTATCAGGAAGTACTAGAAATCATAAGAGAGAAATACTAGAAGAAACACTAAAGAAAAAAGGATTGAAACCAGAGAGCTTCGAGTTTTTCCTAAAATGGTTTGATTATGGCATGCCACCTCACGCTGGATTTGGAATGGGACTAGCAAGACTAATGGTAATGTTAACGGGAATTCAGAGCGTTAAGGAAATAGTTCCCTTCCCAAGAGATAAGAAAAGACTAACACCCTAA
- the truD gene encoding tRNA pseudouridine(13) synthase TruD, giving the protein MLGMEKYFIDEDWGPLKVFINRPYGFKVIEEISYKPASEWKGSIQGKYAVYLLRKQGIDHFTVISEISKILHSKIHYIGIKDTNAITEQIVYTTNVKNIIEKYENDKFILTFLGYSNSKFNHTGNIFEIEIETDDIKELEKRVNRLRSMKYLPSYIGYQRFGTKRPITHVIGKMLVLREWQNTIDFLIGYPFESESEPVKKARYAYMKGDLKEALELFPKRFRDERIAIKLLLRNENYFNILRNLQTPLIFYIEAYQSYLFNKYLSRIIDPTKIDENLIIKIPTSYENCDTICKEIFREEGLVNTNFKIKELKLNVKDLIRKAYTLIRNLTIKDKKITFALDRGIYATIVIREIARTDPRLFT; this is encoded by the coding sequence ATGCTTGGGATGGAGAAGTATTTTATAGATGAAGATTGGGGTCCACTGAAGGTTTTTATTAATAGACCCTATGGTTTTAAGGTTATTGAGGAGATCTCTTATAAACCTGCTTCTGAATGGAAAGGTTCCATACAAGGCAAATATGCTGTATATTTACTTAGAAAGCAAGGAATAGATCATTTTACTGTGATAAGTGAAATATCAAAAATATTACATAGCAAAATACATTATATAGGAATTAAGGATACAAATGCTATTACAGAACAAATTGTTTATACAACTAATGTAAAAAATATTATTGAGAAGTATGAAAATGACAAGTTTATTTTAACCTTCTTAGGTTATAGCAATTCTAAATTTAATCATACTGGGAACATATTTGAGATAGAGATAGAAACAGATGATATTAAAGAACTTGAGAAAAGAGTAAATAGACTAAGAAGCATGAAATATTTGCCATCTTATATAGGTTATCAACGATTTGGCACAAAAAGACCCATAACTCACGTTATAGGTAAAATGTTAGTATTGAGAGAATGGCAAAATACTATTGATTTTTTAATAGGATATCCTTTCGAAAGCGAAAGTGAACCTGTAAAAAAAGCTAGATACGCTTATATGAAAGGCGATCTTAAAGAAGCACTAGAATTATTTCCTAAAAGGTTTAGAGATGAAAGAATAGCTATTAAACTTCTTCTTAGAAATGAGAATTACTTTAATATATTAAGAAATTTACAAACTCCACTTATATTTTACATAGAAGCTTACCAATCATATTTATTTAATAAGTATCTATCAAGGATAATAGATCCTACTAAGATAGATGAGAATTTAATAATAAAAATTCCAACATCATATGAAAATTGTGATACTATTTGTAAAGAAATATTTAGAGAAGAAGGCCTAGTAAATACTAATTTTAAGATTAAGGAACTAAAACTAAATGTTAAGGACCTTATAAGAAAGGCATACACTCTAATTAGAAATTTAACCATAAAAGATAAAAAAATTACATTCGCTTTAGATCGTGGAATTTATGCAACTATTGTTATAAGAGAGATTGCAAGAACCGATCCAAGACTTTTTACTTAG
- the pth2 gene encoding peptidyl-tRNA hydrolase Pth2, which yields MATKMVIVVRTDLDMGKGKIAAQVAHAAVSLVLDILNSSNSLWKEWLYTWLEEGQPKIVVKVSNLDELNKRYEKAIELNLPTIIIQDAGKTQIEPGTVTCLGIGPAPAELVDKITGDLKLL from the coding sequence ATGGCTACTAAAATGGTAATAGTCGTAAGGACGGATTTAGATATGGGAAAAGGTAAAATAGCTGCTCAAGTCGCTCATGCAGCTGTTTCATTAGTTCTTGATATTTTAAATTCTAGTAATAGTCTTTGGAAAGAATGGTTATATACATGGTTAGAAGAAGGGCAACCTAAAATAGTTGTTAAAGTTTCTAACCTCGATGAATTAAATAAAAGATATGAAAAAGCTATAGAACTGAATTTACCAACAATTATAATACAAGATGCTGGAAAAACGCAGATAGAACCTGGAACAGTAACTTGTCTAGGAATTGGGCCAGCCCCTGCAGAATTAGTTGATAAGATAACTGGGGACCTAAAACTTCTTTAA
- a CDS encoding zinc finger domain-containing protein yields MSLNFRLSLREEIEPPVCSSCGKLIHPREKGVEFYCPNCGEIIIRRCYYCRKHIVSYTCPKCGFEGP; encoded by the coding sequence ATGAGTCTAAATTTCAGATTAAGTTTAAGAGAAGAGATTGAACCACCAGTATGCTCCAGTTGCGGAAAACTGATACACCCTAGAGAGAAAGGAGTTGAATTCTACTGCCCTAATTGTGGAGAAATAATTATAAGAAGATGCTATTATTGCAGAAAACACATAGTGTCTTATACTTGTCCAAAATGTGGTTTTGAAGGACCATAA
- a CDS encoding elongation factor 1-beta: MADVLVVVKVFPESDEVNLDNLYEEIGKKLPAGYKLVRKETEPIAYGLKALIAYVQMPENVEGGTDTLEEIINGIQGVSHAEVVGITRLGF, from the coding sequence ATGGCAGACGTTCTTGTAGTAGTAAAAGTATTCCCAGAAAGTGATGAAGTGAATCTTGATAATTTATATGAAGAAATTGGTAAGAAACTACCCGCAGGATATAAGTTAGTAAGAAAAGAAACAGAGCCAATAGCTTATGGTTTAAAGGCATTAATTGCATATGTGCAAATGCCTGAAAATGTTGAGGGAGGAACTGATACATTAGAAGAGATAATAAACGGTATTCAAGGAGTAAGTCATGCTGAGGTAGTTGGTATTACAAGACTAGGTTTTTAA
- a CDS encoding CDC48 family AAA ATPase — protein sequence MEIELSTGAEIPPSGKKELILRVVEAKQKDVGRGKVRVDIDLLNQIGVNPGEVIEIEGQRKTAAIAWPLSPEDALEEEDKFIIRMDGITRKNAGVSIGDKVIVRKASPKIATSVKLAPSNFSITVDPGFISYVKKKLKDYPLVEGDTVLIPVLGQAIPFTVVQVRPQGIVIVSDETSITISEKPAEQARYPRVTYEDIGGMKHIIQKIRELVELPLKHPELFKRLGIEPPKGILLYGPPGVGKTLLAKAIANETDAYFTSINGPEIMSKFYGESEQRLREIFEDAKKHAPAIIFVDEIDAIAPKRDEVIGEVERRVVAQLLTLMDGLENRGNVIVIAATNRPSAVDPALRRPGRFDREIEIPLPDKQGRLEILQIHTRNMPLSKDVDLEKLADMTHGYTGADLSALVREAAMNSLRRYLQVIDLNQDKIPPEILEKMEVNMDDFLKAFKEIVPSGLREIYVEVPEVHWTDIGGLEDVKEELREVVEYPLKYREAYENVGIEPPKGILLFGPPGTGKTMLAKAVATESGANFIAVRGPEILSKWVGESEKAIREIFRKARQAAPTVIFFDEIDSIAPMRGLTTDSGVTERIVNQLLAEMDGIEKLENVVIIAATNRPDILDPALLRPGRFDRLIYVPPPDKRARAEILKVHTRNVPLAEDITLDELAEKTEGYTGADLAALVREATLRAIREEMSECMKKADENCKRNDSECRDKIVKDCMKGKGVLVEKRHFDIALKKVRPSVTMDMIQFYQNWLEKARQQLPRANLKPSTFT from the coding sequence TTGGAGATAGAGTTGAGTACTGGCGCTGAAATTCCTCCTTCTGGTAAGAAAGAGCTTATATTGAGAGTAGTTGAAGCTAAGCAAAAAGATGTAGGAAGAGGAAAAGTTAGAGTAGACATTGATTTATTAAACCAAATAGGTGTTAATCCTGGAGAAGTCATTGAAATTGAAGGACAAAGAAAGACCGCTGCAATAGCTTGGCCTTTATCTCCAGAGGATGCCCTTGAAGAAGAAGACAAATTCATAATAAGAATGGATGGAATTACTAGGAAAAACGCTGGTGTTTCTATAGGAGACAAAGTTATAGTAAGAAAAGCCTCACCAAAAATAGCAACTAGCGTAAAACTAGCTCCTTCTAATTTTTCAATTACTGTTGACCCAGGATTTATATCTTATGTAAAGAAAAAACTTAAAGATTACCCTCTAGTTGAAGGGGATACAGTATTAATTCCAGTTCTAGGACAAGCTATACCGTTTACAGTAGTCCAGGTTAGACCTCAAGGAATAGTGATTGTTTCAGATGAGACAAGCATAACAATATCTGAAAAACCAGCAGAACAAGCTAGATATCCTAGGGTTACTTATGAAGACATTGGCGGAATGAAGCATATAATACAGAAAATAAGAGAGCTTGTAGAATTACCGCTAAAACACCCAGAATTATTCAAGAGATTAGGAATAGAACCGCCTAAAGGAATTTTACTATATGGTCCTCCTGGAGTAGGTAAAACCCTATTAGCTAAAGCAATAGCTAACGAGACTGATGCCTACTTCACTTCAATTAATGGACCAGAAATAATGAGTAAATTCTATGGGGAAAGTGAGCAAAGATTAAGAGAAATATTTGAAGATGCCAAAAAACATGCTCCTGCGATAATATTCGTAGATGAAATAGACGCAATAGCACCGAAAAGAGACGAAGTAATAGGAGAAGTAGAAAGAAGAGTTGTTGCACAGTTACTCACCCTAATGGATGGACTTGAAAATAGAGGAAACGTGATAGTTATAGCAGCTACCAATAGACCTAGTGCTGTTGATCCAGCATTAAGAAGACCGGGAAGATTTGATAGGGAAATAGAAATACCATTACCAGATAAGCAAGGAAGATTAGAAATATTACAAATCCACACAAGGAATATGCCATTATCTAAGGATGTTGACCTAGAAAAGCTTGCAGATATGACACACGGATATACTGGTGCTGATTTGTCTGCATTAGTAAGAGAAGCTGCAATGAATTCCTTAAGAAGATATCTACAAGTAATTGATTTGAACCAGGATAAAATACCACCAGAAATACTTGAAAAAATGGAAGTAAACATGGACGACTTCTTAAAGGCATTTAAAGAAATCGTACCAAGCGGGTTAAGAGAAATTTATGTAGAAGTACCCGAAGTTCATTGGACTGATATTGGAGGACTAGAAGATGTAAAAGAAGAATTAAGAGAAGTAGTGGAGTATCCGCTAAAATACAGAGAAGCTTATGAGAATGTTGGAATAGAACCACCTAAGGGTATATTGTTATTTGGTCCACCCGGAACTGGAAAGACAATGCTAGCGAAGGCTGTTGCTACTGAGAGTGGTGCTAATTTTATTGCTGTCCGTGGTCCTGAGATTTTGTCAAAGTGGGTTGGTGAGAGTGAGAAGGCTATTAGAGAAATATTTAGGAAGGCTAGACAAGCAGCACCAACAGTAATATTCTTTGATGAAATAGATTCGATTGCACCAATGAGAGGACTAACAACAGACAGTGGAGTAACAGAAAGAATAGTAAACCAACTACTAGCAGAAATGGACGGAATTGAAAAACTTGAGAATGTGGTTATTATTGCTGCTACTAATAGGCCCGATATTCTTGATCCTGCTTTGTTGAGGCCCGGTAGGTTTGATAGGTTGATTTATGTTCCTCCGCCAGATAAGAGGGCTAGGGCTGAGATTTTGAAGGTTCATACTAGGAATGTACCATTAGCTGAAGATATTACATTAGATGAGCTCGCCGAAAAAACAGAAGGATACACGGGAGCTGATTTAGCTGCACTAGTTAGGGAAGCTACATTAAGGGCAATAAGAGAAGAAATGAGTGAATGTATGAAAAAAGCTGATGAAAACTGTAAAAGAAATGATAGTGAATGTAGAGACAAGATTGTGAAGGACTGTATGAAAGGAAAAGGAGTTCTAGTTGAGAAAAGGCATTTTGACATCGCATTAAAGAAAGTGAGACCATCAGTAACTATGGACATGATACAGTTCTACCAAAACTGGTTAGAAAAAGCAAGGCAACAACTACCAAGAGCTAATTTGAAGCCTAGTACCTTCACGTGA
- the fen gene encoding flap endonuclease-1 → MGVDLAELVEEVKKELSFAELKGKKISIDAYNALYQFLAAIRQPDGTPLMDSQGRVTSHLNGLFYRTISILEEGIIPIYVFDGKPPEQKAQELERRKKVKEEAEKKLEQAKAEGNIKTSEFKKYAQMSIRLSNEMAEESKELLKAMGIPVVQAPSEGEAEAAYINILGLSWATASQDYDSLLFGAKRLVRNLTLSGKRKLPGKDVYVEIKPELIELDTLLKKLGLTREQLIDIGIIVGTDYNPDGIKGYGVKTAYRIIKKYGSLEKAIEKGEIPKIKVNFNVEEIRSLFLNPQVVEPKENLELADCDDNKILDILVKTHDFNEERVKNGIERLEKAKREAKGASRQTGLDQWF, encoded by the coding sequence ATAGGAGTAGATCTTGCTGAACTTGTTGAAGAGGTAAAAAAGGAACTGTCTTTTGCTGAACTTAAAGGAAAGAAAATAAGTATTGATGCATATAATGCTCTTTATCAATTTTTGGCTGCGATAAGGCAACCAGATGGAACGCCATTAATGGATAGTCAAGGAAGGGTGACTAGCCATCTTAATGGATTATTTTATAGGACTATAAGTATCTTAGAGGAGGGGATTATACCTATTTATGTTTTTGATGGAAAACCGCCTGAACAAAAAGCTCAAGAACTGGAACGGAGAAAAAAAGTAAAAGAAGAAGCTGAAAAAAAGTTAGAGCAAGCCAAAGCTGAAGGAAACATAAAGACTAGTGAGTTTAAAAAATATGCTCAAATGAGTATTAGGCTTAGTAACGAAATGGCTGAAGAAAGTAAGGAATTACTAAAAGCTATGGGAATACCAGTAGTTCAAGCACCTTCAGAAGGCGAAGCAGAAGCGGCATATATAAATATTTTAGGCTTAAGTTGGGCAACTGCAAGCCAGGACTATGACTCACTTTTATTTGGTGCTAAAAGGTTAGTAAGAAATCTCACTTTATCTGGTAAAAGGAAACTTCCAGGGAAAGATGTATATGTAGAGATTAAACCGGAACTAATAGAACTAGATACTTTATTAAAAAAATTGGGTTTAACCAGAGAACAATTAATAGACATCGGCATTATAGTTGGAACAGATTATAACCCAGATGGTATTAAAGGTTATGGTGTTAAAACTGCGTATAGAATTATTAAAAAATATGGCAGTTTAGAAAAAGCAATAGAAAAAGGAGAAATACCAAAAATTAAAGTTAACTTTAATGTCGAAGAGATAAGAAGTCTATTCTTAAACCCCCAAGTAGTAGAGCCTAAGGAAAATCTTGAACTAGCAGATTGTGATGATAATAAAATTTTGGATATATTAGTTAAAACACATGATTTTAACGAGGAAAGAGTAAAAAACGGAATAGAGAGATTAGAAAAAGCAAAGAGAGAAGCAAAAGGAGCTTCCCGCCAGACTGGACTTGATCAATGGTTTTGA
- a CDS encoding bifunctional precorrin-2 dehydrogenase/sirohydrochlorin ferrochelatase has translation MIFVNTHTFIPLYLNLTNFNVLVIGGGKVGTKRALNFYEHGAKVTVVSLNFSEELLNNKDKISLIKKNANDLDLNFLANFDIIITATNDKNINSKLCHEAKKLKKLCNNPTNIEESNFIVPIYYTDDEISVAVTTFGKSSLSSKYIIELIRKNILSDEIYELVKVMETVKGLLKLEINDPSKRFIYYSKIFNDEIFRNYIKEKKLDLAIDRAKVIINE, from the coding sequence ATGATATTTGTGAACACTCATACTTTCATTCCATTATACCTTAATCTCACTAACTTTAATGTCTTAGTTATAGGAGGAGGAAAAGTAGGGACTAAAAGAGCTTTGAACTTTTATGAACATGGAGCTAAAGTTACTGTTGTAAGTTTAAATTTCTCAGAAGAATTATTAAACAATAAGGATAAAATTTCATTAATAAAAAAGAATGCAAATGATTTAGATTTAAACTTTTTGGCGAACTTTGATATCATTATTACCGCTACAAATGATAAAAATATTAACAGTAAATTATGTCATGAAGCAAAAAAATTAAAAAAGTTATGCAATAATCCTACTAATATAGAAGAATCCAATTTTATAGTACCTATATACTATACAGATGATGAGATATCAGTGGCTGTTACGACTTTCGGTAAATCTAGCTTATCATCAAAATACATTATTGAGCTCATTCGTAAAAATATTCTTAGTGATGAAATTTATGAACTAGTAAAAGTAATGGAAACAGTCAAAGGGTTACTTAAGTTAGAAATAAACGATCCTTCAAAAAGGTTTATATATTATAGTAAAATTTTTAATGATGAAATTTTTAGAAATTATATAAAAGAAAAGAAATTAGATTTAGCAATAGACAGAGCAAAGGTGATTATAAATGAGTGA
- a CDS encoding glutamyl-tRNA reductase: MSDEYIDINNYIAVVYTYKTVGISKLYEHYVKDQELLLLKGLVKGEVSVIQTCNRAETYLYTYNKEEFKDFLQKLDEIHGKQISKDAMILKGEDAVRHLFEVASGLDSLAIGEYEILRQLKESIEKSKKLGLSNEKLEFLFKNAIKVGRKIRQQTEISKGKTGIYALAVEYAKHVSNNNMDSVKIAIVGAGEIGNKLALMLKNEGAQNVTIFNRTYEKALEVANRYGFKAEPLDFDKINNYDIVFVAIYYDKKINLLNPRLVIDLSVPQIVLGNNVITLENLRSISEKIMETKISSLQKAEELIQIEIENFKNEIIKYNQNRLISKFMKRIEDIREAEINRAYAEILKHADDKEEIKNIIDKMTNSMLKKIFSPLFETVRKNEDMANYINNIFEILSNGNISNSKTEETKEK, translated from the coding sequence ATGAGTGATGAATACATAGATATAAACAATTACATAGCAGTAGTATATACGTACAAAACAGTTGGAATAAGTAAGTTATATGAACATTATGTTAAAGATCAAGAATTGTTATTACTGAAGGGACTAGTAAAGGGAGAGGTTAGCGTAATACAAACATGTAACAGAGCAGAAACATACTTATATACATATAACAAAGAAGAATTTAAGGATTTTTTGCAGAAATTAGATGAAATTCATGGAAAACAGATTAGTAAAGATGCTATGATCTTAAAAGGAGAAGATGCTGTAAGGCATTTGTTTGAGGTAGCATCAGGTTTAGACTCACTTGCTATAGGCGAGTACGAAATACTTAGACAATTGAAAGAAAGTATTGAAAAAAGTAAAAAACTTGGATTGAGCAATGAAAAACTAGAGTTTCTTTTTAAAAATGCTATAAAAGTTGGAAGAAAAATTAGACAACAAACAGAAATTTCAAAAGGGAAAACTGGTATATATGCGTTAGCTGTTGAATATGCTAAACATGTATCAAATAATAACATGGACAGTGTCAAAATTGCTATAGTAGGAGCCGGAGAAATTGGAAATAAATTGGCTTTAATGTTGAAGAATGAAGGAGCTCAAAATGTTACAATATTTAACAGAACATACGAAAAGGCTTTAGAAGTTGCCAATAGGTATGGTTTTAAAGCAGAACCATTAGATTTTGATAAAATAAATAATTATGATATTGTATTTGTTGCAATATACTATGATAAAAAGATAAATCTCCTAAATCCTAGACTAGTAATTGATCTTTCTGTTCCTCAGATTGTTTTAGGTAACAATGTTATTACATTAGAAAATTTGAGATCTATCTCAGAGAAAATAATGGAGACAAAAATATCAAGTTTGCAAAAGGCCGAGGAACTAATACAGATAGAAATAGAGAATTTTAAGAATGAAATTATTAAATATAATCAAAATAGACTTATTTCTAAATTTATGAAAAGAATAGAAGATATTAGAGAAGCTGAAATAAATAGAGCTTATGCAGAAATTTTAAAACATGCTGATGATAAAGAAGAGATAAAGAATATTATTGATAAAATGACTAATTCAATGCTTAAAAAGATCTTTTCACCGCTTTTTGAAACCGTTAGAAAAAATGAAGATATGGCAAATTACATTAATAACATCTTCGAAATATTAAGTAATGGTAACATTTCCAACTCTAAGACCGAGGAGACTAAGGAAAAATAA
- the hemB gene encoding porphobilinogen synthase translates to MVTFPTLRPRRLRKNKLIRDLVAETNLTTSGLIQPIFIKENINEPEKIESMPGVYRYPPNDHLIKFIEEVYSSGVRNFILFGIPSFKDEFASSAYDKNGIIQKSLRLLRQTFGEKILLITDECTDEYTSHGHCGIITQKDGKLCVNNDESLKVHALIAVSQAEAGADIIAPSSMMDGVVGAIRKALDEAGFTDTAIMSYSVKYASTFYSPFREAAYSKPSFGDRRGYQMDPRNAFEALKEASLDIEEGADILMVKPAHTYLDVIRLVKDHFPEYPLAAYHVSGEYSMIKAAAINGWIDEKTAVLEITTAIKRAGADLIITYYANDIARWIKEGVPF, encoded by the coding sequence ATGGTAACATTTCCAACTCTAAGACCGAGGAGACTAAGGAAAAATAAGTTAATAAGAGATTTAGTAGCAGAAACAAATTTAACTACTTCTGGGTTAATACAGCCTATTTTCATAAAAGAAAATATAAATGAACCCGAAAAGATAGAGAGTATGCCTGGTGTTTATAGATATCCACCTAATGATCACTTAATAAAATTTATCGAAGAAGTTTATAGTTCTGGTGTAAGGAATTTTATCCTCTTCGGAATACCCTCATTTAAAGATGAATTTGCATCATCAGCATATGATAAAAATGGAATAATACAAAAATCACTAAGACTGCTTAGACAAACTTTCGGAGAAAAAATATTACTAATTACTGATGAATGTACAGATGAATATACGTCTCACGGGCATTGTGGGATTATTACACAAAAAGATGGAAAACTTTGTGTGAACAATGACGAAAGCCTAAAAGTTCATGCGCTGATTGCAGTTAGTCAAGCCGAGGCAGGAGCTGATATTATAGCACCTTCATCAATGATGGATGGTGTTGTTGGAGCTATTAGGAAGGCATTAGATGAAGCGGGTTTCACGGATACCGCAATAATGTCGTATAGTGTAAAATATGCATCAACGTTTTATTCACCTTTTAGAGAGGCAGCATATTCTAAACCGTCTTTCGGCGATAGAAGAGGATACCAAATGGATCCAAGAAACGCCTTTGAAGCATTAAAGGAGGCTAGTTTAGATATAGAGGAAGGTGCTGATATTTTGATGGTTAAACCTGCCCATACATATTTAGATGTAATAAGATTAGTGAAAGACCACTTTCCAGAATATCCGCTAGCTGCATATCATGTTAGTGGTGAATATAGTATGATAAAGGCAGCTGCAATTAATGGATGGATAGACGAAAAGACTGCAGTCTTAGAAATTACTACTGCAATAAAAAGGGCAGGGGCTGATTTAATCATTACTTATTATGCTAACGATATTGCTAGATGGATAAAGGAAGGTGTACCTTTTTGA